The Desulforegula conservatrix Mb1Pa region GCTTGGAAACTCAAAGACAACAGATCAAGACTAATGATATCGGTATCTGGTGTATTTGCGGAGATGTATCTTGCTGTTTTAGCAACTGCAGGATGGGCCTTATGCCAGGATGGCCCTGTGCGCAGCGCTTTTTTTCTGATTTCTTCAACAATATGGGTAAGATCATTCTTTTTAAATCTTTCACCTTTTATGCGTTTTGATGGTTATTATATAGTTTCTGATCTACTTGATATGCCAAATTTCCAAACGAGATCTTTTGCGATAGGAAAATGGTTCCTCAGGAAGGTGTTACTTGGAATAAATACTCCATGCCCTGAATCTATGAGTTTGAGAAAGATGGTTTTTGTTATTCTTTATGCAATAACAACATGGATATACAGATTAGTAGTTTTTATAGGCATCGCATTTCTCGTTTATAGATTTTCTTTTAAGGCTCTAGGAATCTTTCTTTTTTTTGTTGAAATCACCTGGTTTATTGTAAAACCGTTCTACTCTGAAATCAAAGTATGGTTCCAGATAAGGAAACAAATAAAGCGTAATCGTTTATTATTGTTTTTTGCAGTTCTTGGGGTTGTAGTGTTTGTATTTTTTGTTCCATGGGACAAAAATATAAAAATACCGGCGGTCATGCGCTCGGCTACAATATCAAAAATATATCCGCATGTTTCAGCACAGATTAAAGAAGTCAAAATTGCTGTTGGTCAAGAAATAAAAAAAGGCGACACGCTTTTTATCCTTGAAGATAATTTGTTAGGCTATGAAAT contains the following coding sequences:
- a CDS encoding HlyD family efflux transporter periplasmic adaptor subunit; amino-acid sequence: MGIVFLVMWPVFYTDNTDAWKLKDNRSRLMISVSGVFAEMYLAVLATAGWALCQDGPVRSAFFLISSTIWVRSFFLNLSPFMRFDGYYIVSDLLDMPNFQTRSFAIGKWFLRKVLLGINTPCPESMSLRKMVFVILYAITTWIYRLVVFIGIAFLVYRFSFKALGIFLFFVEITWFIVKPFYSEIKVWFQIRKQIKRNRLLLFFAVLGVVVFVFFVPWDKNIKIPAVMRSATISKIYPHVSAQIKEVKIAVGQEIKKGDTLFILEDNLLGYEMKIATYELEILNKKYTQISNSENYFDKYQVTQKELIAAIERVEGFREQIQRLTIKANDNGTVKEIARGIRPGLWVSRKNLLAVLLNENKNKVKAYINEEYISLIKNGMRAKFYEESGLNSHVECFVSEVRGIGTAKFDELCLASVHGGDIPVLRSTDGMLKTNESFYQIWLDPAITDNNSAHISRLMKGDVIIKVNSAPLAFRLFENIFSWFVKESNF